Within Leptospiraceae bacterium, the genomic segment ATCAAATGACCATATTGCTCCGGTCGCCAACCAATCAATAACCAGAATTGTAATAACACCAAAATCAATAATTAAACCAAGTAAAGTTACTGCATTAAATGATCTTTGCCCAATTGCCTGTGCGTCACTACAACCTTTTTTACTAGCTCTTAATCGTAGATCTTGTTTTTTTGAAACTACTGTAACAGCAGAATCTCTTCCAACTTCTACTTCATTGATAAATAAAGTAGTTCGTTACTTCGAACGTTGATTGTTTCCTTTGTTCCAGAAAACATTGCTGCACAGCTTTGTAAGAATACTGCTTGTATTAGCAGTATTAAAAATATTGTCTTTTTCATAGACTTCGCTCCTTGTATTTTAACTGCGACATTCACTACGCCGTTAAATTCTTACAAAGAAAACTCACGCCACGCCAGAAAATGCCGCTTAACGTTCAAAGTCATGTCTCCAAGCCGAACAACTACTAGCAAGTCCTGTGACTGAACGGATGGCACGCAAACTTGCTTCGGTCACTGAGTGCATATTCCGTAAATAACCTCCCACCTAATCTGTAAATAAGCTGAGTAGCAGCTTCCGAGCATGCGTATCGAAGTGCTGCAAGTTTCGTGACAGGAGTGAAGGCGCTGGACTTGCATTAGTCTGACAAATATACTACAAAGTCTAACAATCACAACCAAGCTGGCTCGGAGCAAGAGAGTGAACAGCTTCCGAACATAGTTCACTCTCTTAGCGGATACTCGCAGTTGAACAAAACCGCGTTGCGGTAGTTGTCGAGATAAATATAATGCAACCACGATACGGAAGAATGTAAAGAAAATTAATTTAGGATTATGTACCTTATCAAAATATATTTCTGGTACTTATAATCAAAATAAGATACATGGCTCAAATACAATTTGGAGGAATTCCATGAGCCTGCTGAGAGAGAAAATGATTCGAGAATTAAAGCTCAAGACCATGAGCGAAAAAACGATAAAGAGTTACGTTTCGTATGTAAATTATCTGGCAAAGTATTACAAAAAATCTCCGGATAAAATAAATAGAGAAGAAGTAAAGAATTACCTTTACCATTTAAGAGTTAATGGACAATTATCCGCTAATACATTGAATGTTGTGCATAGTGCGATACGATTTTTCTTCATTCATGTAATTAATGCGGAATGGGTTGTGAAAGACATCGCTAAATACAAACGCGATAAGAGTAAACCGATTGTGTTAAGCAAATCAGAAGTGGAGGCTATTTTGAATTTAACCTGGAATATAAAGCACAAGACTATACTCACTCTCATCTATTCAGCAGGACTTCGAGTCAGTGAAGCAGCTAAGTTAAAGGTCAATCAAATAGACCCAGACAGAATGCAGATATTTGTCAAAGATGGAAAAGGTGGAACAGATCGTTATGCGCTATTGTCTCCCACTACTTTGAAATTGTTACGAGATTACATACAAGAATATAAACCTGTCGATTACCTATTTTACGCAAGAGATAAAAACAAGATGAAAAGCTTTTCTGTTCGTGCAATACAGCGTGCATTTAAGGATGCTCTTTTTAAAGCGGGGATAACAAAGAATGCCTCTGTCCATACTCTAAGACACTCTTTTGCAACACATCTTCTTGAAGCAGGGGTTAATATGCATCATATTCAACTTCTACTCGGACATTTTTCTCCTCAGGCTACATATATTTATTTACATGTCAGACGATACGATTTAATGAATATTAAGAGTCCCTTAGATACATACGATTACAATATTTTAACCAATCCTTTACAGACGGGAGGTCTGGCAAATGGAAACATCACAACAAGAAGAGATGTTGGTCAGAAAGAGGATACTGGAAGTAGCTGAAGTTTTTCGAGAAAATGAAAAGAATTCTTTTCTGTCTATGGAAATTCCTTAACTCGAAACGAGGTAAAAGCGTATTATGCGATCAGGAATTGCAGAACAGAGACGCTCGGTGGTCACGTAGATAAATGTAGTCACTGTGGATTCGAAAAGAATTCCTACAATTCCTGCCGCAATCGACACTGTCCCAAATGTCAGTATTTAAGAAAAGAGAAATGGTTAGTTAAAGAGAATAAGAACGTTTTACCGGTAAAGTATTTTCATGTCGTATTTACTCTTCCCAGTGAATTAAACTCACTCATATTA encodes:
- a CDS encoding site-specific integrase — translated: MSLLREKMIRELKLKTMSEKTIKSYVSYVNYLAKYYKKSPDKINREEVKNYLYHLRVNGQLSANTLNVVHSAIRFFFIHVINAEWVVKDIAKYKRDKSKPIVLSKSEVEAILNLTWNIKHKTILTLIYSAGLRVSEAAKLKVNQIDPDRMQIFVKDGKGGTDRYALLSPTTLKLLRDYIQEYKPVDYLFYARDKNKMKSFSVRAIQRAFKDALFKAGITKNASVHTLRHSFATHLLEAGVNMHHIQLLLGHFSPQATYIYLHVRRYDLMNIKSPLDTYDYNILTNPLQTGGLANGNITTRRDVGQKEDTGSS